The Triticum aestivum cultivar Chinese Spring chromosome 4B, IWGSC CS RefSeq v2.1, whole genome shotgun sequence sequence attttagttctagatacatttttttttatctattttgataACAAATAttttcaaacggagggagtagcaactgCAGCCACTTTTCTTAAGACGGCTCAGTTTTATCTTTCTGCGAAAAATTACTCCACCTCTAGTCTACTCTTTTACTAAGGGGTAACTGGCGTTGATGTGAGCGCAGGCACGGGGTGAGGCAACTGCGGACAGGGTGGTCGGACGGGCCGGCATACATCACGCAGTGCCCGGTCCAGACGGGGCAGAGCTACGTGTACAACTTCACCATCACCGGGCAGAGAGGCACACTGTTCTGGCACGCCCACGTCTCCTGGATGCGCGCCACGCTCTACGGCCCCATCGTCATCCTCCCCAAGTCCGGCGTGCCGTTCCCCTTCCCAAAACCCTACAAGGACGTCCCCGTCGTCTTCGGCGAGTGGTTTAATGCGGATCCCGAGGCGATCATAGCTCAGGCGCTGCAGACTGGTGGAGGCCCAAACGTCTCCGAGGCCTACACCATCAACGGGCTTCCAGGCCCACTCTACAACTGCTCGAGCAAAGGCTGGTTCGTAACACACAACAAGAGGCCGAATTCAACACTCAAAAAACGCAAAATAAAAAAGAAGGGTTACGGTTTTCATGTCGATTTATTTTAGCTCACCATGGGTTGAACATTTGCAGACACGTTCAAGCTGAAGGTACAGCCAGGCAAGTGGTACCTGCTCCGGCTGATTAACGCTGCGCTCAACGACGAGCTTTTCTTCTCGATCGCCAACCACACGCTCACCGTCGTCGACGTCGACGCGGCCTACGTCAAGCCGTTCGACACGGACGTAGTCCTCGTCACGCCGGGGCAGACCACCAACGTGCTCCTCCTAGCCAAACCGGACGACGGCTCCCCGGCCGCCACACACCTCATGCTGGCGCGCCCCTACGCCACAGGACGCGTTGGCACCTATGACAACACCACCGTCGCGGCCATCCTCGAGTACGCGCCGGCGGGACACATCAAGAGCCGCCCGCTCTTATGGCCAACGCTGCCGGTGTTCAACGACACGGCGTTCGCCGCCAACTACAGCGCCAAGCTCCGGAGCCTCGCCAGCCCGGACTACCCGGCCAGGGTGCCGATGCGGGTAGACCGGCCCTTCTTCTTCACCGTGGGACTCGGCACGACCCCGTGCCCGACGTACCAAGGGTGCAACGGGCCTACCAACGACACCAAGTTCTCGGCGTCCATGAACAACGTGTCCTTCAACATGCCCACGACGGCGCTCCTGAAGGCGCACTACGACGGCAACACCGCCGGCGTGTACACGTCGGACTTCCCCACCACGCCGTCGGAGCCGTTCAACTACACCGGCACGCCGCCCAACAACACGAACGTATCGAACGGGACGAAGGTGGTGGTGCTGCCGTATAACACGAGCGTGGAGGTGGTGCTGCAAGACACGAGCATCCAGGGCGCCGAGAGCCACCCGCTGCACCTGCACGGGTTCGACTTCTTTGTTGTGGGGCAAGGCGTCGGCAACTACGACCCGTCCAGCCATCCTGCCGGGTTCAACCTGCTCGATCCCGTGCAGAGGAACACCGTCGGCGTCCCGGCCGGAGGCTGGGTCGCCATCAGGTTCTACGCTGATAACCCTGGTAAGTTCATACTCCACTTGGCAAAACTGCACAAGTTATATGGGGTTGATTGATTCACTCTTTTCCTTGCATGACGGGGCAGGTGTATGGTTCATGCATTGCCATCTTGAGGTGCACACGAGCTGGGGCCTGAAGATGGCATGGGTGGTCAACGATGGTCCGTTGCCTGACCAGAAGCTGATGCCTCCGCCGTCCGATCTACCCGTCTGTTAGACTCCGGCCGTCAACCTTAACCAACATTGCTATTCATTTCTTTCCTTTGGTTTGCATAAACACAGTGGTGGATGAATTAATTATCGCACATACATAAGCACAAAAGGTTTTAAGAATTGTATAGATCTTACATGTATTTTCTCATGCTCATTCTTTCCGATGTTACGCTCTGTTCTTATCACAGGTGGCCATTGCTTCACTTGCTTTTACTTGACATTGTTTTGAGGCTTTTGTTTGAAACGCGAACGGTTTATACGCTACCAGCTACCCATGGTTCGGCATAAAGTCGGAtgactaaatataagacgtttttttcACACTGGGGGTACTACATTAGGATGAGAACAGTCGAGAGAACTCCATTTGCAGAGGAACCAGAGCAGTATTAGTCGA is a genomic window containing:
- the LOC123094961 gene encoding laccase-10 → MGAHRLALLVFLATLPQLLLAGTTRYYTFNVTMQKVTRLCTTRAIPTVNGKFPGPKIVTREGDRIVVKVVNNVKHNVTIHWHGVRQLRTGWSDGPAYITQCPVQTGQSYVYNFTITGQRGTLFWHAHVSWMRATLYGPIVILPKSGVPFPFPKPYKDVPVVFGEWFNADPEAIIAQALQTGGGPNVSEAYTINGLPGPLYNCSSKDTFKLKVQPGKWYLLRLINAALNDELFFSIANHTLTVVDVDAAYVKPFDTDVVLVTPGQTTNVLLLAKPDDGSPAATHLMLARPYATGRVGTYDNTTVAAILEYAPAGHIKSRPLLWPTLPVFNDTAFAANYSAKLRSLASPDYPARVPMRVDRPFFFTVGLGTTPCPTYQGCNGPTNDTKFSASMNNVSFNMPTTALLKAHYDGNTAGVYTSDFPTTPSEPFNYTGTPPNNTNVSNGTKVVVLPYNTSVEVVLQDTSIQGAESHPLHLHGFDFFVVGQGVGNYDPSSHPAGFNLLDPVQRNTVGVPAGGWVAIRFYADNPGVWFMHCHLEVHTSWGLKMAWVVNDGPLPDQKLMPPPSDLPVC